The following coding sequences are from one Leptolyngbya sp. NIES-3755 window:
- a CDS encoding hypothetical protein (conserved hypothetical protein;~similar to AA sequence:cyanobase_aa:LBDG_51220) encodes MPYQISATKLQSYSRCPYAYYLRYERRLTSNDFFGSAALGTALHQALAMVYRDWHYHEATPDLQWVHRCWEEHATGLTPGQIEDGRSILERYYEKFILDAPSLRQPLAVEGRIQAFLRVESLEFCITGRYDRIDYLNDGLELIDYKSSRDLKVPESDEMDLQIGLYYLALEQTYQQSLKYLTLLFLRTGEKVRYRATRRHKKQVQAVISDLAVRLRHDETWEPTPGKQCDRCAYSRYCSAVSLDPAPLPTTVSATPELQLALGL; translated from the coding sequence GCGACGACTTACTAGCAATGATTTCTTCGGATCAGCAGCATTAGGAACTGCATTGCATCAAGCTTTAGCGATGGTTTATCGGGATTGGCACTACCACGAAGCCACACCCGATTTGCAATGGGTACACCGCTGTTGGGAAGAACATGCCACTGGCTTAACTCCGGGTCAAATTGAAGATGGTCGATCGATTCTTGAGCGCTACTATGAGAAGTTCATTTTGGATGCTCCATCGTTACGCCAACCGTTAGCAGTTGAGGGAAGAATTCAGGCGTTTCTGAGAGTTGAAAGCCTCGAATTCTGCATTACGGGAAGATACGATCGGATTGACTATCTCAATGATGGTTTGGAGCTAATCGATTACAAGTCGAGCCGCGATCTGAAGGTTCCAGAATCTGATGAGATGGATTTGCAGATCGGATTGTATTACCTGGCGTTGGAACAGACCTATCAACAAAGTCTGAAATACTTGACCTTGCTGTTTTTGAGAACAGGCGAGAAAGTTCGCTATAGAGCGACTCGCAGACATAAAAAGCAAGTGCAAGCGGTGATTTCAGATTTGGCAGTACGGTTGCGACATGATGAAACATGGGAACCCACGCCGGGGAAACAATGCGATCGATGTGCTTATTCCCGCTATTGTTCTGCGGTGAGTCTTGATCCTGCGCCATTACCAACGACGGTGAGTGCTACTCCTGAATTGCAGCTTGCATTGGGATTGTAA
- a CDS encoding hypothetical protein (similar to AA sequence:cyanobase_aa:LBDG_51210), whose protein sequence is MNRFIAYARKSSSVPFLVSIYRDYRTYSGYSAVAYSKLHCGSSQRSTQHQPILKKLS, encoded by the coding sequence ATGAATCGCTTTATTGCTTACGCTAGAAAGTCTTCTAGTGTCCCGTTTCTAGTATCTATCTATCGGGACTATCGAACCTACAGTGGTTATAGCGCAGTCGCTTACTCTAAGTTGCATTGTGGCTCAAGTCAACGATCGACACAGCATCAGCCTATTTTGAAGAAGCTGAGCTAA